The Malus domestica chromosome 10, GDT2T_hap1 genome contains a region encoding:
- the LOC103440384 gene encoding glucose-1-phosphate adenylyltransferase large subunit 1-like isoform X4, giving the protein MDSCCVALKNTHLRKPSGFCNGDSGFLGERVRGSFNNRLWANQLRTGKRKVKPGAVLAVLTSKDTEAVSQALQMPSLPRRRVDPKNVASIILGGGAGTQLFPLTIRSAIPAVPVGGCYRLIDIPMSNCINSNINKIFVLTQFNSASLNRHIARTYFGNGINFGDGFVEVLAATQTQGEAGMNWFQGTADAVRQFIWVFEDAKNRNVENVVILSGDHLYRMDYMDFVQSHVDRNADITISCAAVGDSRASDYGLVKIDSRGKIIQFAEKPRGADLKAMQADTKILGLSPQDARKSPYVASMGVYVFKTEVLLNLLRWRYPTSNDFGSEIIPAAVRDHNVQAYMFRDYWEDIGTIKSFYDANLALTEEIPKFEFYDPKTPIFTSPGFLPPTKIDNCRIADAIISHGCFLQDCSVQHSIVGERSRLNYGVEIKDSIMMGADYYQTESEIALLLVDGKVPIGIGSNTKIWNCIIDKNASIGKDVMIVNKDGVQEADRPEDGFYIREGITVILEKATIRDGMVI; this is encoded by the exons ATGGATTCTTGCTGTGTGGCTTTGAAAAACACCCATTTGAGAAAACCAAGTGGTTTCTGCAATGGTGATTCTGGGTTTTTGGGGGAGAGGGTTAGAGGGAGTTTTAATAACAGGCTTTGGGCTAATCAGTTGAGAACTGGCAAGAGGAAGGTGAAACCTGGAGCTGTTCTTGCTGTTCTTACCTCAAAAGACACCGAGGCTGTC TCTCAGGCTCTGCAAATGCCATCGTTACCTAGGCGGAGGGTGGACCCAAAAAATGTAGCTTCGATTATATTAGGAGGAGGTGCAGGGACTCAGCTCTTTCCTCTTACCATAAGATCAGCGATACCCGCG GTCCCAGTTGGAGGATGCTACCGGCTTATAGACATTCCAATGAGCAACTGCATCAACAGCAATATAAATAAGATTTTCGTACTGACGCAGTTTAATTCTGCTTCTCTCAATCGCCACATTGCTCGCACCTATTTTGGAAACGGTATCAACTTTGGGGATGGATTTGTAGAG GTGCTGGCAGCCACTCAAACGCAAGGGGAAGCAGGAATGAATTGGTTCCAAGGAACAGCAGATGCTGTGAGGCAATTTATATGGGTTTTTGAG GATGCCAAGAACAGGAATGTTGAGAATGTAGTGATTTTGTCTGGCGATCATCTTTATCGAATGGATTATATGGACTTTGTGCAG AGTCATGTTGATAGAAATGCCGATATTACAATTTCGTGTGCAGCAGTGGGTGAcag TCGTGCGTCTGATTATGGATTGGTGAAGATAGACAGCAGAGGTAAAATCATCCAGTTTGCTGAAAAACCAAGGGGAGCTGATCTAAAAGCAATG CAAGCAGATACCAAGATTCTGGGATTGTCACCACAAGATGCCAGGAAAAGCCCCTATGTTGCATCAATGGGAGTTTATGTATTTAAGACAGAAGTTTTGCTAAATCTTCTGAGGTGGAGGTATCCGACATCCAATGACTTTGGATCTGAAATCATTCCTGCGGCAGTGAGAGACCACAATGTCCAG GCATATATGTTCAGAGACTACTGGGAGGACATTGGAACTATAAAGTCTTTCTATGATGCTAACTTGGCCCTTACCGAAGAG ATTccgaaatttgagttttatgatCCAAAGACACCAATCTTCACCTCTCCTGGATTCTTACCACCAACAAAGATTGATAACTGCCGG ATTGCAGATGCAATAATCTCACATGGATGTTTCTTGCAAGATTGTAGTGTCCAGCATTCAATTGTGGGTGAACGTTCACGATTGAATTATGGTGTCGAAATCAAG GATTCCATAATGATGGGTGCCGACTATTACCAAACTGAATCTGAAATCGCATTGCTGCTTGTAGACGGGAAGGTCCCAATTGGTATTGGAAGCAATACAAAGATTTG GAATTGTATAATTGATAAGAATGCGAGTATAGGGAAGGACGTAATGATCGTGAACAAGGAT GGTGTTCAAGAAGCAGATAGGCCAGAAGACGGATTTTACATTCGCGAGGGAATCACAGTTATTCTGGAGAAGGCAACAATACGAGACGGCATGGTTATATAA
- the LOC103440384 gene encoding glucose-1-phosphate adenylyltransferase large subunit 1-like isoform X3 — protein sequence MTPATGMDSCCVALKNTHLRKPSGFCNGDSGFLGERVRGSFNNRLWANQLRTGKRKVKPGAVLAVLTSKDTEAVALQMPSLPRRRVDPKNVASIILGGGAGTQLFPLTIRSAIPAVPVGGCYRLIDIPMSNCINSNINKIFVLTQFNSASLNRHIARTYFGNGINFGDGFVEVLAATQTQGEAGMNWFQGTADAVRQFIWVFEDAKNRNVENVVILSGDHLYRMDYMDFVQSHVDRNADITISCAAVGDSRASDYGLVKIDSRGKIIQFAEKPRGADLKAMQADTKILGLSPQDARKSPYVASMGVYVFKTEVLLNLLRWRYPTSNDFGSEIIPAAVRDHNVQAYMFRDYWEDIGTIKSFYDANLALTEEIPKFEFYDPKTPIFTSPGFLPPTKIDNCRIADAIISHGCFLQDCSVQHSIVGERSRLNYGVEIKDSIMMGADYYQTESEIALLLVDGKVPIGIGSNTKIWNCIIDKNASIGKDVMIVNKDGVQEADRPEDGFYIREGITVILEKATIRDGMVI from the exons ATGACACCT GCAACAGGAATGGATTCTTGCTGTGTGGCTTTGAAAAACACCCATTTGAGAAAACCAAGTGGTTTCTGCAATGGTGATTCTGGGTTTTTGGGGGAGAGGGTTAGAGGGAGTTTTAATAACAGGCTTTGGGCTAATCAGTTGAGAACTGGCAAGAGGAAGGTGAAACCTGGAGCTGTTCTTGCTGTTCTTACCTCAAAAGACACCGAGGCTGTC GCTCTGCAAATGCCATCGTTACCTAGGCGGAGGGTGGACCCAAAAAATGTAGCTTCGATTATATTAGGAGGAGGTGCAGGGACTCAGCTCTTTCCTCTTACCATAAGATCAGCGATACCCGCG GTCCCAGTTGGAGGATGCTACCGGCTTATAGACATTCCAATGAGCAACTGCATCAACAGCAATATAAATAAGATTTTCGTACTGACGCAGTTTAATTCTGCTTCTCTCAATCGCCACATTGCTCGCACCTATTTTGGAAACGGTATCAACTTTGGGGATGGATTTGTAGAG GTGCTGGCAGCCACTCAAACGCAAGGGGAAGCAGGAATGAATTGGTTCCAAGGAACAGCAGATGCTGTGAGGCAATTTATATGGGTTTTTGAG GATGCCAAGAACAGGAATGTTGAGAATGTAGTGATTTTGTCTGGCGATCATCTTTATCGAATGGATTATATGGACTTTGTGCAG AGTCATGTTGATAGAAATGCCGATATTACAATTTCGTGTGCAGCAGTGGGTGAcag TCGTGCGTCTGATTATGGATTGGTGAAGATAGACAGCAGAGGTAAAATCATCCAGTTTGCTGAAAAACCAAGGGGAGCTGATCTAAAAGCAATG CAAGCAGATACCAAGATTCTGGGATTGTCACCACAAGATGCCAGGAAAAGCCCCTATGTTGCATCAATGGGAGTTTATGTATTTAAGACAGAAGTTTTGCTAAATCTTCTGAGGTGGAGGTATCCGACATCCAATGACTTTGGATCTGAAATCATTCCTGCGGCAGTGAGAGACCACAATGTCCAG GCATATATGTTCAGAGACTACTGGGAGGACATTGGAACTATAAAGTCTTTCTATGATGCTAACTTGGCCCTTACCGAAGAG ATTccgaaatttgagttttatgatCCAAAGACACCAATCTTCACCTCTCCTGGATTCTTACCACCAACAAAGATTGATAACTGCCGG ATTGCAGATGCAATAATCTCACATGGATGTTTCTTGCAAGATTGTAGTGTCCAGCATTCAATTGTGGGTGAACGTTCACGATTGAATTATGGTGTCGAAATCAAG GATTCCATAATGATGGGTGCCGACTATTACCAAACTGAATCTGAAATCGCATTGCTGCTTGTAGACGGGAAGGTCCCAATTGGTATTGGAAGCAATACAAAGATTTG GAATTGTATAATTGATAAGAATGCGAGTATAGGGAAGGACGTAATGATCGTGAACAAGGAT GGTGTTCAAGAAGCAGATAGGCCAGAAGACGGATTTTACATTCGCGAGGGAATCACAGTTATTCTGGAGAAGGCAACAATACGAGACGGCATGGTTATATAA
- the LOC103440384 gene encoding glucose-1-phosphate adenylyltransferase large subunit 1-like isoform X5 has translation MDSCCVALKNTHLRKPSGFCNGDSGFLGERVRGSFNNRLWANQLRTGKRKVKPGAVLAVLTSKDTEAVALQMPSLPRRRVDPKNVASIILGGGAGTQLFPLTIRSAIPAVPVGGCYRLIDIPMSNCINSNINKIFVLTQFNSASLNRHIARTYFGNGINFGDGFVEVLAATQTQGEAGMNWFQGTADAVRQFIWVFEDAKNRNVENVVILSGDHLYRMDYMDFVQSHVDRNADITISCAAVGDSRASDYGLVKIDSRGKIIQFAEKPRGADLKAMQADTKILGLSPQDARKSPYVASMGVYVFKTEVLLNLLRWRYPTSNDFGSEIIPAAVRDHNVQAYMFRDYWEDIGTIKSFYDANLALTEEIPKFEFYDPKTPIFTSPGFLPPTKIDNCRIADAIISHGCFLQDCSVQHSIVGERSRLNYGVEIKDSIMMGADYYQTESEIALLLVDGKVPIGIGSNTKIWNCIIDKNASIGKDVMIVNKDGVQEADRPEDGFYIREGITVILEKATIRDGMVI, from the exons ATGGATTCTTGCTGTGTGGCTTTGAAAAACACCCATTTGAGAAAACCAAGTGGTTTCTGCAATGGTGATTCTGGGTTTTTGGGGGAGAGGGTTAGAGGGAGTTTTAATAACAGGCTTTGGGCTAATCAGTTGAGAACTGGCAAGAGGAAGGTGAAACCTGGAGCTGTTCTTGCTGTTCTTACCTCAAAAGACACCGAGGCTGTC GCTCTGCAAATGCCATCGTTACCTAGGCGGAGGGTGGACCCAAAAAATGTAGCTTCGATTATATTAGGAGGAGGTGCAGGGACTCAGCTCTTTCCTCTTACCATAAGATCAGCGATACCCGCG GTCCCAGTTGGAGGATGCTACCGGCTTATAGACATTCCAATGAGCAACTGCATCAACAGCAATATAAATAAGATTTTCGTACTGACGCAGTTTAATTCTGCTTCTCTCAATCGCCACATTGCTCGCACCTATTTTGGAAACGGTATCAACTTTGGGGATGGATTTGTAGAG GTGCTGGCAGCCACTCAAACGCAAGGGGAAGCAGGAATGAATTGGTTCCAAGGAACAGCAGATGCTGTGAGGCAATTTATATGGGTTTTTGAG GATGCCAAGAACAGGAATGTTGAGAATGTAGTGATTTTGTCTGGCGATCATCTTTATCGAATGGATTATATGGACTTTGTGCAG AGTCATGTTGATAGAAATGCCGATATTACAATTTCGTGTGCAGCAGTGGGTGAcag TCGTGCGTCTGATTATGGATTGGTGAAGATAGACAGCAGAGGTAAAATCATCCAGTTTGCTGAAAAACCAAGGGGAGCTGATCTAAAAGCAATG CAAGCAGATACCAAGATTCTGGGATTGTCACCACAAGATGCCAGGAAAAGCCCCTATGTTGCATCAATGGGAGTTTATGTATTTAAGACAGAAGTTTTGCTAAATCTTCTGAGGTGGAGGTATCCGACATCCAATGACTTTGGATCTGAAATCATTCCTGCGGCAGTGAGAGACCACAATGTCCAG GCATATATGTTCAGAGACTACTGGGAGGACATTGGAACTATAAAGTCTTTCTATGATGCTAACTTGGCCCTTACCGAAGAG ATTccgaaatttgagttttatgatCCAAAGACACCAATCTTCACCTCTCCTGGATTCTTACCACCAACAAAGATTGATAACTGCCGG ATTGCAGATGCAATAATCTCACATGGATGTTTCTTGCAAGATTGTAGTGTCCAGCATTCAATTGTGGGTGAACGTTCACGATTGAATTATGGTGTCGAAATCAAG GATTCCATAATGATGGGTGCCGACTATTACCAAACTGAATCTGAAATCGCATTGCTGCTTGTAGACGGGAAGGTCCCAATTGGTATTGGAAGCAATACAAAGATTTG GAATTGTATAATTGATAAGAATGCGAGTATAGGGAAGGACGTAATGATCGTGAACAAGGAT GGTGTTCAAGAAGCAGATAGGCCAGAAGACGGATTTTACATTCGCGAGGGAATCACAGTTATTCTGGAGAAGGCAACAATACGAGACGGCATGGTTATATAA
- the LOC103440384 gene encoding glucose-1-phosphate adenylyltransferase large subunit 1-like isoform X1, translating to MTPSSQATGMDSCCVALKNTHLRKPSGFCNGDSGFLGERVRGSFNNRLWANQLRTGKRKVKPGAVLAVLTSKDTEAVSQALQMPSLPRRRVDPKNVASIILGGGAGTQLFPLTIRSAIPAVPVGGCYRLIDIPMSNCINSNINKIFVLTQFNSASLNRHIARTYFGNGINFGDGFVEVLAATQTQGEAGMNWFQGTADAVRQFIWVFEDAKNRNVENVVILSGDHLYRMDYMDFVQSHVDRNADITISCAAVGDSRASDYGLVKIDSRGKIIQFAEKPRGADLKAMQADTKILGLSPQDARKSPYVASMGVYVFKTEVLLNLLRWRYPTSNDFGSEIIPAAVRDHNVQAYMFRDYWEDIGTIKSFYDANLALTEEIPKFEFYDPKTPIFTSPGFLPPTKIDNCRIADAIISHGCFLQDCSVQHSIVGERSRLNYGVEIKDSIMMGADYYQTESEIALLLVDGKVPIGIGSNTKIWNCIIDKNASIGKDVMIVNKDGVQEADRPEDGFYIREGITVILEKATIRDGMVI from the exons ATGACACCT AGTTCGCAGGCAACAGGAATGGATTCTTGCTGTGTGGCTTTGAAAAACACCCATTTGAGAAAACCAAGTGGTTTCTGCAATGGTGATTCTGGGTTTTTGGGGGAGAGGGTTAGAGGGAGTTTTAATAACAGGCTTTGGGCTAATCAGTTGAGAACTGGCAAGAGGAAGGTGAAACCTGGAGCTGTTCTTGCTGTTCTTACCTCAAAAGACACCGAGGCTGTC TCTCAGGCTCTGCAAATGCCATCGTTACCTAGGCGGAGGGTGGACCCAAAAAATGTAGCTTCGATTATATTAGGAGGAGGTGCAGGGACTCAGCTCTTTCCTCTTACCATAAGATCAGCGATACCCGCG GTCCCAGTTGGAGGATGCTACCGGCTTATAGACATTCCAATGAGCAACTGCATCAACAGCAATATAAATAAGATTTTCGTACTGACGCAGTTTAATTCTGCTTCTCTCAATCGCCACATTGCTCGCACCTATTTTGGAAACGGTATCAACTTTGGGGATGGATTTGTAGAG GTGCTGGCAGCCACTCAAACGCAAGGGGAAGCAGGAATGAATTGGTTCCAAGGAACAGCAGATGCTGTGAGGCAATTTATATGGGTTTTTGAG GATGCCAAGAACAGGAATGTTGAGAATGTAGTGATTTTGTCTGGCGATCATCTTTATCGAATGGATTATATGGACTTTGTGCAG AGTCATGTTGATAGAAATGCCGATATTACAATTTCGTGTGCAGCAGTGGGTGAcag TCGTGCGTCTGATTATGGATTGGTGAAGATAGACAGCAGAGGTAAAATCATCCAGTTTGCTGAAAAACCAAGGGGAGCTGATCTAAAAGCAATG CAAGCAGATACCAAGATTCTGGGATTGTCACCACAAGATGCCAGGAAAAGCCCCTATGTTGCATCAATGGGAGTTTATGTATTTAAGACAGAAGTTTTGCTAAATCTTCTGAGGTGGAGGTATCCGACATCCAATGACTTTGGATCTGAAATCATTCCTGCGGCAGTGAGAGACCACAATGTCCAG GCATATATGTTCAGAGACTACTGGGAGGACATTGGAACTATAAAGTCTTTCTATGATGCTAACTTGGCCCTTACCGAAGAG ATTccgaaatttgagttttatgatCCAAAGACACCAATCTTCACCTCTCCTGGATTCTTACCACCAACAAAGATTGATAACTGCCGG ATTGCAGATGCAATAATCTCACATGGATGTTTCTTGCAAGATTGTAGTGTCCAGCATTCAATTGTGGGTGAACGTTCACGATTGAATTATGGTGTCGAAATCAAG GATTCCATAATGATGGGTGCCGACTATTACCAAACTGAATCTGAAATCGCATTGCTGCTTGTAGACGGGAAGGTCCCAATTGGTATTGGAAGCAATACAAAGATTTG GAATTGTATAATTGATAAGAATGCGAGTATAGGGAAGGACGTAATGATCGTGAACAAGGAT GGTGTTCAAGAAGCAGATAGGCCAGAAGACGGATTTTACATTCGCGAGGGAATCACAGTTATTCTGGAGAAGGCAACAATACGAGACGGCATGGTTATATAA
- the LOC103440384 gene encoding glucose-1-phosphate adenylyltransferase large subunit 1-like isoform X2, which translates to MTPSSQATGMDSCCVALKNTHLRKPSGFCNGDSGFLGERVRGSFNNRLWANQLRTGKRKVKPGAVLAVLTSKDTEAVALQMPSLPRRRVDPKNVASIILGGGAGTQLFPLTIRSAIPAVPVGGCYRLIDIPMSNCINSNINKIFVLTQFNSASLNRHIARTYFGNGINFGDGFVEVLAATQTQGEAGMNWFQGTADAVRQFIWVFEDAKNRNVENVVILSGDHLYRMDYMDFVQSHVDRNADITISCAAVGDSRASDYGLVKIDSRGKIIQFAEKPRGADLKAMQADTKILGLSPQDARKSPYVASMGVYVFKTEVLLNLLRWRYPTSNDFGSEIIPAAVRDHNVQAYMFRDYWEDIGTIKSFYDANLALTEEIPKFEFYDPKTPIFTSPGFLPPTKIDNCRIADAIISHGCFLQDCSVQHSIVGERSRLNYGVEIKDSIMMGADYYQTESEIALLLVDGKVPIGIGSNTKIWNCIIDKNASIGKDVMIVNKDGVQEADRPEDGFYIREGITVILEKATIRDGMVI; encoded by the exons ATGACACCT AGTTCGCAGGCAACAGGAATGGATTCTTGCTGTGTGGCTTTGAAAAACACCCATTTGAGAAAACCAAGTGGTTTCTGCAATGGTGATTCTGGGTTTTTGGGGGAGAGGGTTAGAGGGAGTTTTAATAACAGGCTTTGGGCTAATCAGTTGAGAACTGGCAAGAGGAAGGTGAAACCTGGAGCTGTTCTTGCTGTTCTTACCTCAAAAGACACCGAGGCTGTC GCTCTGCAAATGCCATCGTTACCTAGGCGGAGGGTGGACCCAAAAAATGTAGCTTCGATTATATTAGGAGGAGGTGCAGGGACTCAGCTCTTTCCTCTTACCATAAGATCAGCGATACCCGCG GTCCCAGTTGGAGGATGCTACCGGCTTATAGACATTCCAATGAGCAACTGCATCAACAGCAATATAAATAAGATTTTCGTACTGACGCAGTTTAATTCTGCTTCTCTCAATCGCCACATTGCTCGCACCTATTTTGGAAACGGTATCAACTTTGGGGATGGATTTGTAGAG GTGCTGGCAGCCACTCAAACGCAAGGGGAAGCAGGAATGAATTGGTTCCAAGGAACAGCAGATGCTGTGAGGCAATTTATATGGGTTTTTGAG GATGCCAAGAACAGGAATGTTGAGAATGTAGTGATTTTGTCTGGCGATCATCTTTATCGAATGGATTATATGGACTTTGTGCAG AGTCATGTTGATAGAAATGCCGATATTACAATTTCGTGTGCAGCAGTGGGTGAcag TCGTGCGTCTGATTATGGATTGGTGAAGATAGACAGCAGAGGTAAAATCATCCAGTTTGCTGAAAAACCAAGGGGAGCTGATCTAAAAGCAATG CAAGCAGATACCAAGATTCTGGGATTGTCACCACAAGATGCCAGGAAAAGCCCCTATGTTGCATCAATGGGAGTTTATGTATTTAAGACAGAAGTTTTGCTAAATCTTCTGAGGTGGAGGTATCCGACATCCAATGACTTTGGATCTGAAATCATTCCTGCGGCAGTGAGAGACCACAATGTCCAG GCATATATGTTCAGAGACTACTGGGAGGACATTGGAACTATAAAGTCTTTCTATGATGCTAACTTGGCCCTTACCGAAGAG ATTccgaaatttgagttttatgatCCAAAGACACCAATCTTCACCTCTCCTGGATTCTTACCACCAACAAAGATTGATAACTGCCGG ATTGCAGATGCAATAATCTCACATGGATGTTTCTTGCAAGATTGTAGTGTCCAGCATTCAATTGTGGGTGAACGTTCACGATTGAATTATGGTGTCGAAATCAAG GATTCCATAATGATGGGTGCCGACTATTACCAAACTGAATCTGAAATCGCATTGCTGCTTGTAGACGGGAAGGTCCCAATTGGTATTGGAAGCAATACAAAGATTTG GAATTGTATAATTGATAAGAATGCGAGTATAGGGAAGGACGTAATGATCGTGAACAAGGAT GGTGTTCAAGAAGCAGATAGGCCAGAAGACGGATTTTACATTCGCGAGGGAATCACAGTTATTCTGGAGAAGGCAACAATACGAGACGGCATGGTTATATAA